The window ATCcattttaaatgaaaaattatttaattttccaaatgatacaatttttaacatatgacaattatattaaaaaaaattcatatagaCTTTAGTATGcaaataaataagaattttttttcttatttatccacATAATAAGTATATATAGAAAACAAATAATTTACGTAATTGTTATTTGTACATGTCACGTATCAAAAATTGTGTCATGTGGTAAGAATAAACAAATCGATTCACTCTTCATCTAAAGTTGATTAAATGTCACATATGAGAATACAACTCGgttgttaattagtgattttaatCCATCATATATAATTTTCTTAAAACAGATTCGGAGAAGTAGCAGAGTTGATCGGTGTTTGCTGGTTTGAAATCAGCGGCAAAATAAACATTCAATTGTTATCTCCGGCAACAATTTACGAAGCTTACTTTGTGTTCCGATCAATCGGAGCTGACAGGTTTGAATACCACCTTGCAGAAGTAACAGTAGGGCTTGTTGGGACTGAAGGTCGGAAGCTTAATGTTTATTTGAAGGGAGAAAGAGGAGGAGATCGTCGACGATTTCAACTAGTAATGAGGTCCGGTTTGTTTCGTAGGAGTCGGATTCAGGAGTTGGAAGGTAATTTTGAAAGCGATGAAGTAGAATATCCAAGATTGAGAGAAGATGGGTGGATTGGGGTTAAATTGGGGGAGTTTTTCAATAAGGAAGGGCAAAATGGGGAATTAGAAATTAGTATTTTGGAGGTTAAAGGTGGTTTTTGGAAACGTGGTATCCTTGttcaagggattgagattaaaCCTATTAATCACTCTAAACAAACTAAGGTGACCAATGagttactttaaaaaaaaaatcaaaagactaaagagaCACTCTGTAAATTTAGGGAACATTTGGTTTGTTGtttctgtttgttgttgttgtttactgtttgatattgttgtttgttgttgacttttattgtttgaatattagtgtttggtaaaaattatgattaatcATTGCTCTATAAAATAACTAATATAGACATGtttaaaattaatcaacaaattaagAATATTAACAAGGGTGGAAACAGAAGGGGACCTGGAAGGGCTCAAGTCGGCTGCTGGAAACACCCTTACCATAGATGGTTTTAACCATCCTGACCGTTGGAACTATCTCTACTATGGATGGTTTTGGCCCTTGTTTCCAACAAATTAAAGTTCAGCGTGGTTAActcattgagtttgtatttaattataaaatccaacttgattaatatatgatCGACAataaatttttcaaattttgttcaaaacgagtcaattttaattttgtagtccaaatctagcttaattttgagtaATTAATAATACGTAAAAATTGGTTATCGACTACTTAAAAGTAAAAAGATTAAGCGAGTTTGATTTAGTAATTTTTTTACGCACGGACTTATAAAATTGGCCCCATCCAAACTCCTAAAACTCATTTTATGAGTCATCCCAACTTACATGTTTGACCAAAATCTAGTTGTAAATTTCTCCCAATTAAGTTACTCGTTACCGATCGTTATTTCCCAAAACCTCACAAACAAAGTCAGCTCCGCTCTTCACCAATCATTCAAGTCGTGCGTTTTTGCTCGTAAATCCGAATCCGATTGCAACTCTAAGGCCTTGTCAATATGCCCAATTTTTGGTTTCAAATTTGTTATTTCCATTTCAATTCCAAATTTGTTATTATCATTTCAATTTCCATctgttgttaattttttttatactcaATGCAATTAATTTAGCTATATTTTGTATAAAAATCattttaattgtaatttctTGCTTTCATTTTAGTACACTATTTGACATCAATAAAATAGACTTTTTTCCACTAAACCGTCGTATCAATTTCACATTTAAATCTCCTTCATTTAACGTGCGGTAGCTATAAATTATATAGCAAAACTTATAGCGGCACTAGGGACTTTTTTTAAATCATTGTGTCTATCTCTAATCGTTTCGTTTGGGATTCAACTTTTTCACGCGCATAATCCATAAATATAATCGTCCATATTAATTGAGAATTAATTTCTCTGGCACATACACACTCAAACAACAGATGATAAAGTTGAAATTAGTATTATTCGTAAAATATCAGATGATAAAGTTGAAATTAGTATTATTCGTAAAATATCACTAACATGAgggtaattattatttttggctTATGAAGATATCTAATTACCATGtgatatatattaatgatataTCATTCtgtaataatttataattatgttatatttatatttatattttcattaatatataatatatatttatttgtattaattaattaaaaaaattgtgcGATTGAATTTGAGTTTAAGGAAGCTATTTAGTATAAAAATAACTCACTCGTGTCGCGAGGCGTTGAGCTGGCTGAAGGACTCTGGCAGGCAGAACGTGTTGGTAGAATCAAATTCACAATTGCTAGTGTATGCTATTCAGCGAGAAACTAGTGGCAATTCGGCTCTGGATCTAGTTATTGAAGACTGCAAAATCCTTATTAAGGATATAGGTAATGTGTCAATCTCATTTATTCGTAGGTTAGCAAATTCTGCTGCTCACCTTTTAGCCCGTGCAGCTACACCTGCTTTTGAGAGGAAGGTCTGGATTTCAGTACCTCCTTCTTGTATCTGTACTGCTCTTGCTGTTGATAATTAATAAAATGGCATctcttgtcaaaaaaaaaaaaaactcaacaaactgtGAGTATTTTTTAGTCTTAAAGAGCGAACATCTAAAAGGTCTATTTTCTTTGGcatttttatgtgtttttgcTTGTTGAGAGTTACACAGTTTTTTACCTAATAATACCGAGTTAAGTTTACACGATTTGATTCGAATAATAAACAATGACGGGTCTTCCTAGAATagacattttctttctattttgttTTATCGTTTTTATCACCTTTAGGAAGCCCTGTTGAAccattttaacatgttttaatttctttctttcttaacCAAAAACTGTTTGTAAACGTTACTCATTTGTTCTAGCATTGTCTGCtttggcttttttttttttttggtgataAACAACCCGCTTTGgcatttctattttcattaaaacAAGTTGTTTACCCTGAAAGCGAATGAGCAAACCatttcaataataaaaaaaactattcacTGGTCTAGTTGTCCTTATTTGATCCCTTTTTGGGTCAATTCATTCTTTATCGTACATGATCGCACTATACTcaatcatatataaaaaaacattagttCGTTTATAATAAAGTTCATTTCCTTTAGAACAACTTGTTAGTACATCACTTATGTCATTTCGTGTAAATATTTTAGTGCTAGATTCTTAACCCAAATTGACATTCTTGACACGCCCCTAATCTTAACCCTGTTAGAACCGGAACTTCGAGACTATTTTTTATATTGTTTGAGTCTTAGCAAGGTAGAGgtactcggatgaacgtgcggACTCACAGTAATTTTAGGCAAGTATAAAGATGAGAGTAAAATACCAAGCCACCTAAAAATTGTGTGATTAAGCGAACAATTTTCGCTGATGTGTTTATTTGGTTTTTCCCTTTAAACTCGTTTAATCAAGCATGTCTCTTTTTGCTTAAAAGTATGAGCTTGCTAATTGGATCACGGCTTTTTGGGTATCATGTTCTTGTTTGGTGTTTGAATACATGTATTTACAGCTGATCGTTTTTGTGTCACTCACTTCATCAAACTAGAAGGTTTTCTAGTTCAGCTATTCTATTTACGGGTTtggtttttttagtttacttgagaacaagtaaaactttaaagtgtGAGGAGGAAGGGTTGTCACCTTTTAGTATCTtacatttttgttctttttgtcGTTTACTTGGTCAAACCGAGAGGTTTTCTAATTCAGCTAGTCTATTTTTCGGGTTTGGTTTTAGTTTACTTGaagacaagtaaaactttaaactttaaaaatCCATAGCAAAGTTCAACTAGTCTATTTTGTGGATCTGGTTTTAATTTATTCTAAGCCTCAAATCATTCATTAGCAACCTATTTTCAAGTTCCGATCTTtcatatgtcaatcccaaaatTGAAAGTTAACATTTTTTCTGCCCCAAGTTCATAAAATAAGTCAGTTTCtaccattttttttaacattatacCCAGTAATTTCATTTTAACCTTTTCGGCCCTTACAATCTGTTAACATTCTAAATTTAACTTTAGGCTTTCATTTCGCTTCAATCTGTCTCCTAAAACTCATTTAATGAGCCATCCCAACTTGCATGTTTGACCAAAATTTGGTTGTAAATTTCTCCCAATTAAGTTACTCATTATCGATCGTTATTTCCCAAAACCTCGCAGACAAAGTCAGCTCCGCTCTTCACCAATCATTCAAGTCGTTCGTTTTTACTCGTGAATCCAAAGCCGATTGCAACTCAAGGCCTTGTCAAAATGCCCAATTTTTGGCTTCAAATTTATTATTTCCATTTCAATTTTCATCTCTgttgttaaaaaatttatactcaATGTAATTGATTTAGCTATATTTTGTATAGAAATCATTTCATGTAACTTCTTGCTTTCATTTTAGTACTTGTAATCAGACTAttttacatcaataaaatactCTATTCCACCAAAtcctcgtgtcaatttcgcatttAAATCTCCTTTATTTAACGTGCAGTAGCTATAAATTATATAGCAAAACTTATAGTGGCACTAAGAATCCAACAGGGACTTTTTTCAATCATTGTATCTCTCTCtaatcgtttcgtttagaattcaagtttttcACGCCTATAATCCATAAATATAACTATCCATATTAATTGAGAACTAACTTCTCTGACACATCCACACTCAAACGACACGTGATAAGATTGAAATTAGCATTATTCGCAAAATATATCTAATATGAtggtaattattatttttagaggtggcaatttctgacaAGAGAACACGATTACAGAGCCAACCCAACTGACACGACACGATtgacacgaaaatcatttttctaacatttataacatataaaaccatatggaacataaatatgagataacacgattttgacacaaAACACGATAATTGTCCAGTCTAATTATTTTTGCCTTATGAAGATATC of the Euphorbia lathyris chromosome 7, ddEupLath1.1, whole genome shotgun sequence genome contains:
- the LOC136235270 gene encoding F-box protein At2g02240-like, which codes for MGGENGGGRNILDLPEDIVANIFSSTSPRDSCRLSTVSSRFRDLLQSDVVWSRFLPSEFQSIISESSDSPLLNRCSSKKQLYLSLCDNPIIIEDGRKSFALEKVSGKKSYMISARDLKIAWGDTPAYWRWISNPDSRFGEVAELIGVCWFEISGKINIQLLSPATIYEAYFVFRSIGADRFEYHLAEVTVGLVGTEGRKLNVYLKGERGGDRRRFQLVMRSGLFRRSRIQELEGNFESDEVEYPRLREDGWIGVKLGEFFNKEGQNGELEISILEVKGGFWKRGILVQGIEIKPINHSKQTKVTNELL